DNA sequence from the Tachysurus vachellii isolate PV-2020 chromosome 16, HZAU_Pvac_v1, whole genome shotgun sequence genome:
GGCCGTCCAcggaagacaacagtagatgactaaaggcagaaagacccacgaacaaacattaactgaagacagctgcagttaaggcctggcaaagcatcagaaaggaggaaacccGGTCTCTGGTGATGTCCATGGGCTCCAGACTTCAGGCAGTCATTGCCTGCAAAggattttcaacaaaatatttaaaatgaacattttatttatgattatattcatttgtcCAATTACATTTGAGCCCCTGAAAATGTGGAGACTGTGCATAAAAATGGTTGCAGTTCCTGAACCTTTTACTTGATCATTTTGTTCAACcccttgaattaaagctgaacatCTGCTCTTCaaatgcatcttttttttttccattttcaattTATTCTGTGGCATACATAGCCAAACGTATGAAAATGTTGcatgtgtccaaatatatatggacttaactgtgtgtgtgtgtgtgtgtgtgtgtgtgtgtgtgtgtgtgtgtgtgtgtgtcacagtgatTAATAACCAGTTTGAAATCTGTTGATTTCCAGATTCTGGCAGTCACGCACAACTATCACAATCACACTTCATTGCTCTGCTTTCAGTACAATAGCTGTTGTCTTGTTTATCTATAACTTATATACATGGAATCTAACATAGCTGTTCAAATGATCCCATTTACAGTGAGGTCTGTGTCTAGATGGTGTCGACTAAATATTTCAAGTAGAACAGTGATGTTTTCTTTTGACCCACATTTGATATTTGAATTTTGACTTCAATGAGCTTTCTTTGTGAATGACACTGAGTTTTAGAATGAGATTAGTGTTGGAGAcaatatttatctcatttagaCTATAAACCTTAtagattctgtaatattttgtgttttacagctgATAAAATGACTCTTGAATGTTGTCTTTACATTCCTTTCTTTGTTGCTTGTAATCTACTATCAGGGTTAAACATGGGCTCCTAGTATTGGACCTAGGAGTATAGAATACAGTTCTCAAGCCACAGATGTGCTCAAATGGATGTTTTACATCTAAACGGTGCAGGTTAATGTTGTACAACCACAGAGTGCTGTTACTAACATCTATACATTGCTGGGTGTtggtctgtatatttttattgaaatactcAATTTGTATACCTTGGGTAaaattctactactactactactactactactactactaagacTTATAAcaactctaataataataatgatgatgatgatccttGTGTGTACAGAGAGGTTGCAGCAGAAAAATACACTAGTAAGTTAAAAGCTGTggctttctctttgtttatgaACGGGTTCTATTGTGTGAGCGCTGGTCTTAGACCCGCCTCCTTGCCTGTTCTCAACTGGGTCCAGGAGATGGAGGATAAATATTCGGCCTCTGTGATCTTCAGCTTTACTTCGAGAGAGCAGCATCATGTCTGGTAGAGGTAAAGGCGGTAAGGGACTCGGCAAAGGGGGCGCAAAGCGTCATCGCAAGGTCCTTCGCGATAACATCCAGGGCATCACCAAGCCGGCTATTCGCCGTCTGGCTCGCCGTGGCGGTGTTAAGCGTATTTCCGGTCTGATTTATGAAGAGACTCGCGGTGTGCTCAAAGTCTTCTTGGAGAATGTCATCCGCGACGCCGTCACTTACACCGAGCACGCCAAAAGAAAGACCGTCACCGCCATGGATGTGGTGTACGCCCTGAAACGCCAGGGACGCACTCTGTACGGCTTCGGCGGATAAACGTTCAACACCGAACCACGTCAACACaacggctcttttaagagccacccaaaTATCCACAAAGAGATTTTCCTTCTTTaccgtgcgtgtgtgcgcaAATAACGTCAAAAGCCGTATAAAAGAATGTccaatttatataataaatgctCTTTAGTAAAATATCATAAATTAAttggtttatatacatttctatctttttattttatgtagtgtgtgtaaagtttggtGGTATAAAAAAGTTcttttccccttttcttttgTAAAGCACAAAGCTGAGTGTAAAATGGCAGAAGGGGAACAAAGCACAGTGGGGAGGAGTAAGTGTGTAGGAGGACCGGGAGGAGGCGCTCCGCATCAGGAGTTTTGGGATTATGACCAATAACATGTTTGTTTCTTGTGCATAATTACAATGTCAGCCTGTATATAGAGCAGCCGCTAGGTAGGTGTTACTCATTCTCTCGTAGTTCACTTGAACAGCAACACCATGCCTGAACCAGCTAAGACCGTGCCCAAGAAGGGATCCAAGAAAGCCGTGACCAAGACGGCAGGTAAAGGCGGCAAGAAGCGCAGAAAGACCAAGAAGGAGAGTTATGCCATCTATGTGTACAAAGTCCTGAAGCAGGTTCATCCTGATACCGGTATCTCCTCTAAGGCTATGGGCATCATGAATTCGTTCGTCAACGACATTTTTGAGCGCGTCGCTGGTGAGTCTTCTCATCTGGCTCATTACAATAAGCgctccaccatcacctctaGGGAGATCCAGACTGCCGTGCGTCTGTTGCTTCCCGGAGAGTTGGCCAAGCACGCCGTGTCTGAGGGCACAAAGGCTGTCACCAAGTACACCAGCTCCAAGCACCTTACCGCCATCTTTATCAacacaaaggctcttttaagagccacccactTTTTCATACAACGTGCAAATCTCCTTTCTGCGTGTGAGACACGTACGTATTATATCggtttttctgtattttaattatgttggcttctaaaattttgttaatttataaaatttaatgcagcctagggcttttgagccacatgcaccatattcggatatgttgtagaccctggtctgaaatttgttgctattacttttcgaagcgatccgagtaccgctacttccggtaccgggtctcaaaatggccttttttcccatagactcccattataaactttggaggttttaTAACCCGGCAAGCTTTccaactatctacaccaaactcggccagctctgaacaaacttttaaattggtataccgactggccttctggttgtgctgcagccccacccccaaattatgcaaaatcaaaaaatttttacaacatggacatgtaacctatcaaaacactcagaacaatgaggtgaacctcctcaggagtattcggatgacgtcacgtgctcgtctccacttgcctctaaatgttttggcaccctatctttctgtccacttgcctccaaaagtaacactgacccttatgtgcactcgcctccaaaaagcaccggcctttgcgaatacttgccttgtcaaagccaacatcaaagtttgtcctgacaaactttacaaatctagtttgtaATTACAATTTCAATGCTTTGCTACGGTTTtgcgctttttttttcccctaaacttTAGTTATGAAAGTTATGAAATCTTTCAATAAAGTTTTCATTCTTTCAAGTATCATGTATTTTACAATCATACATTTAATTGTCATATCTGCTTTAAAATTGTAGActcatttacacatatttacaagCATCTATCagcaaatcatttttaataaagtccAAGGTAAATTGTTTTTTGATTGTCGGTTcatgttcttttgtgtttttagctCGCAAACAATTTGTTTGTACACTACCTCAGCAGGAATATGGCACTGGTTTGCATtgacaatacaaacaattaGCCAGTAAAGTTCCATCACATATTTCTTagcttactgtatattattacaatatattacaattaaattagtgtttttttcattcacatctatatttaaatctaagtttttattatttatttttattttatgtcatatTTCTGCTGATTGTGTACAATTTATAAAAacttgttaattttttttctttctctttaaaatcatttatatttaaagcatttgtcagactctcttatccagagcgacatacagaagtgcttaaatctctatcattggatacattaatgctggttcactaggttacatacttaagataccatgacttcaaaactttaaaacattgttcaaagttacaatgaaacaGTTTTAAAGTTCCCTGTTAATTTACAGGGCATTCTTTTGTAAATGAactatatatcgtcgctgtcgggcggaatcctcgtatctccaaaaccattatttttcaggaaattaaaaaaacaccgtattttttgagttattaaacattgtttaGTTATactaaacgtataaacttgattgaattataaatatgggagcggcagcaggacatcaggGATCACCACGAAGAAAGGGTCTATGTgaccgcgattaccatttaaagtgaccatttggttgataacaactgtaacaataccaacaCAAAGTATATGTGACCGTgatttaaagacatctggctaaATAACAAAGTGTGACCCatccatttgggagacactcagttcttacgctCGATACACATTCAAAGAagaacctcatttaaactacaaagaggaaaacagtatataatgcttgagcaggatttgctctgggttcttacTGACTCCAGTGAACCCAAAGTACAGTACTTCATgcattttgtcactgctatgctggaatagacttcttgttcttcattaagatcttcaccatcatcatctttttacacaacgcattttttatttcttacaaaccttttaaaatattcagtataGGTGTTATTTGTATACATAAGATAATAGAAATTTTCCTTATTTGTATCTATTATGAAGGAGGTTCTTGTTAAAACAGTAAGTGCTTGGAATTGCCACAGGATACAGACAACTCACAACCAACATGCTGCCAGTGGTCGACCTTCGCTTTGCTGTTCCCAGTTTATATGGAATGCAGAATTTCTTCCATCCAGTTGATCAAACAAAACTGGTCATTTACAAGACTGTTTATTTAAGGACTACCCTTGTGATGAGGATGTATTTCACCTCTGTGTGGAACTTATGGCTGAACATAATTCGCCAGTTGATCCTTCAGGGACCGGACATGgatgactattcattcattcatcttctaccgcttatccgaactacctcgggtcacggggagcctgtgcctatctcaggcgtcattgggcatcaaggcaggatacaccctggatggagtgccaacccatcacagggcacacacacactctcattcactcacgcaatcacacactacggacaaatttccagagatgccaatcaacctaccatgcatgtctttggactggcggaggaaaccggagtacccggaggaaacccccgaggcacggggagaacatgcaaactccacacacacaaggcggaggcgggaaacgaaccccgaccctggaggtgtgaggcgaacgtgctaaccactaagccagacATGGATGACTAGATTAACAAAATTATTCTACAGTATCCACCTGTAAGCAGTTTAAATTCCTTGTATACACTTTTAAGATTTCAAATTGACCATATAGTGAAATTGGTGTCATTATTTCCTCATATAAATTTGACATCTGTACGTCTTGAACTACAGCTGTCCAAGTTTTTTTCCTACACAAGTAACCTCAGACCATGGAGCAAACCTCAGTACCCATAACCATAGTCTACTTGCTAAACTGATAAACATGAGCAATGTTTATTCTtctgcttttatatatttagtaCGGTATCTTGTGTACGGCTgtatgccgcagcacccaaaatgtatcagtctgctccgctgtctctatggaaccgggcaggaaacaAATGCGTCTCCCcagagttcttagtcgagctgACACTTATCATCCAATCAGAAAAAAGAGGCtccacaatagccaatcagaaaatagaactatctgggtaagatttaacgcaacaatcAATTTACAACCAATACTCATTCGAGAAGGttttttcgatggtcggtttgaacaaaacctcaacacgaaacagcttgtctctcgacgggacattgtcctcaatcatgaccctaaatatggctgggcttgagctgaactgttttaaatgggagcaacattacaaatgataaagggcTCCATAAAGTCAACAAACACTTATAATAAACAACActagtcataatctctctctctctctctctctctctctctctcaatcttccacacacacaaacacaaattaataaatgaaaattgaacaaatacttggTAATTGGTTAAATTGTGGTCAGTGATAGTAACACCCCAGACGGAGAAGGTGACGtctgcctgtcttcaaaacttgagagccctgaaaaGAAAACGTCATTCACGTTGTTTAAGCTTGTGTTAAAAgcggggtgcacaatgtttgagaaatgtttcagaaaactgaagATTCTGTAACTGTCTGAACATTTCTCCACCTTTTATAATGAAACCATAAAAAAGATGTTAGTTCACACAAATAACATATTTCCACAAAAATCTTGGAAGTCTTTGGGTTACgatgtctgtcactctctttgGCTAACCATTTTTcaggactctctctctgtctccctttaTGGTATGTGAGTTTAATTATTCACTTCCCATAAACAATTGTCATTATGttctattaaattaaataggTCATTTAGTTTGGTTCAATACCTTGTCCTCCTGCATTCTCTGTATAGTGGACACCAggatatctctctctcagaagACAAATCTTCAAGTCTTCCattctgaaacaaaataaacaataacaaatatattacataacaaacatatatgtaaatatactggaaaatataatatagtatattaaataatacattctcTTTGTGTAAGAGCTTCTGCTACACCAGTTTCTACCCACTGCCTAAAAACATACAGATGAGGTAAATTCAGCTCACTAAAAATTgttcttttaaactttttttgtgtgtgtgtgtgtgtgtgtgtgtgagagggagagagagagagaagattgtgtgtgtgtgtgagagagagagagagagagattgtgtgtgtgtgtgtgtgtgtgtgtgtgtgtgtgtgagattgtgtgtgtgtgtatgtgtgggtgtgagagaggttgtgtgtgtgtgtgtgtgtgtgagagagagagtgtttgtgtgtgtgagagagaatttgtgtgtgtgtgggtgagagtgtgtgtgtgtgtgagagagagagattgtgtgtgtgtgtgggtgtcggtgtgtgtgtgagagagagtgtttgtgtgtgtgagagagaatttgtttgtgtgtgtaagtgtttgtgtgtgtgtgtgtgtgtgagagagagattgtgtgtgtgtgtgtgtgtgtgtgtgtttgtgtgtgtgagattgtgtgtgtgtgtgtgtgtgtgtgtgtgtgtgtgtgtgtgtgtgtgtgtgtgtgtgtgagagagagagtgtttgtgtgtgtgagagagaatttgtgtgtgtgtaagtgtttgtgtgtgtgtgtgtgtgtgtgagagagagagattgtgtgtgtgtgtgggtgtcggtgtgtgtgtgagagagagtgtttgtgtgtgtgagagagaatttgtttgtgtgtgtaagtgtttgtgtgtgtgtgtgtgtgtgtgtgtgagagagagattgtgtgtgtgtgtgtgtgtgtgtgtgtgtgtgtgtgtgtgtgtgtgtgtgtgtgtgtgtgtgtgtgtgtgtgtgtgtgtgtgagagagagagtgtgtgtgtgtgtgagagagagagagagagagagagagagagagagagagagagagattgtgtgtgtgtgtaccctgcctGTAGCCCGAGATGCTGCGATAGGCTGAAAGAGCGCAGTAACAGATGCAGCACATTGTGGGGTTCACATACTGCGGTCGCCATCtagtttatcttatcttatctagcTTATGATTGGACCTCTGTCTGTTTCTACCTTTCggttctttttttatgtttggatTGTCTGCTTGTGATACCTGTAATAAACTCCTCATATGGATTCTAATGCGACTCCTACAGTGGATTCCTTTTAAtccttttaaaaatttaaaaacttttacaaatcatttgtgCAACACAAGGACACAAACAGTGAggaattaaagttaaaaattaaagTGATAAATAACAATCTTAATAAATAGATGAATATTTTCATTGCCAAAGTAtcacacaaaatataaaaataaaatgataaaataatgtaaaaagaaCTTTGTTCACAAGACATTTTCTGAAGTCTTATAGAAAGAGATTTAACATCATATAAGTATTATGCTAATATAGTAAATATAACAGATTAACAGTTAGTTCAAAAATAGCATTTATCTAAAGATAACTTAAAAATTCAGATTTAGAGATCAGATTTTATTAACTACTGGAGTATTATTATCTTCTTTCAGCTTGTGAAACACAACTCCATCTGGTTGTTTGCACCATTTCACTGTGATCTTCTCTGTCCTCAAATGATCCTTCAGGTTCTGATTGATCTGAAGAACAGAATATAACTTTTATGACAAGATCATATATTGTTGATTtgtaagaaaatgttttcttatgtcatttcttatgtttttgtctttaaaagGAATCCACTGTAGGAGTTGCATTAGAATTCATATGAGGAGTTTATTACAGGAATCAAAAGCAGACAatctaaacataaaaaagaactGAAAGGTAGAAACAGACAGAGGTCCAAACATAAgctagataagataagataagataagataagataagataagatttaCCTTTATTCATTCCCAGTGGGTAAATTctatgttacagcagcaaaggaaagaaaaaatatggaaGCTTGTTTCCccctcattttaaataataataataactagaacgtacatttcctgaagaaaaagtgaatggtgcttgcacgtggcaaatctcTGAGGCTAGTgcagacgagcatgtgacgtcatctgaatactcttgaggcagttcccctcattgtgctgagtgttttgatatgtcacatgtccacgTTGTGCTAAATTTagattttcacatgacatcacgtgacatgtcgtgaccagaatacatgtgaggcagttcccctcattgtgctgagtgttttgatatgtcacatgtccgtgttgtgcattttttttattttcacatgaaatcacgtgggggcatggtggcttagtggttagcacgttcgcctcacacctccagggtcgaggttctgggcatcaaggcaggatacactctggacggagtgccaacccattgcagggcacacacacactcattcactcacgtgatcacacactagggacaattttccagagatgccaatcaacctaccatgcatgtctttggaccgggggaggaaaccggagtacccggaggaaacccccgaagcacggggagaacatgcaaactccacacacacaaggtggaggcgggaatcgaaatcaaattacatgtgaggaagttcccctcattgttctgagcgttttgatatgtcacatgtccatgttgtaaaaagttttttgattttgcatatattgggggcggtgccgcggcacaaccggaaggccagtcggtacaccaatataaaagtttgttcagagtatcaccctaaaggagctgtccgagtttggtgtagatagttcaaaagcttgccgagttataaaactccaaaatttataatgggagtctaagggaaaaaaggccattttgagacccggtaccggatgTAGCGGTACTCGGattgcttataaaagtcatagcacacctctcctcaatgagctggtcgatttgacacctcattcatgggtctaggacaaaagctgcgggacaagttacgtgccaaagttttgtccggaagagtatgtAGAATAGTAAGGATGTTGCTTTGcaaagcaccattaataataaaaaataattctgactttatatctcagaactgaattttcttttccttgCGACACACCTCCACTAGATTTCGACATGTGACCACAGTATGTGAACCACACAATGTGCTGCATCTGTTACTGCGCTCTTTCAGCCTATCGCAGCATCTTGGGCTGCaggcagggtacacacacacacacaatctctctctctcacacacacacacacacttacacttataCACCTAAGAACAATTCATAGTGAGCTGAATTTACCTCATCTGCATGTTTTTAGACTGTGGGTAGAAACTGGTGTAGCAGAAGCTCTTACACAAAtagaatgtattatttaatatattatattttccagtatatttacatatatgtttgttttgtaatatatttgttgttgtttattttgtttcagaatGGAAGACCATATTTgctttctgagagagagagagagagagagagagagagagagagagagagagagagagagagagagatatcctGGTGTCCACTATACAGAAAATGCAGGAGGTATGTAAGTGTGACAAAAGTTCATTATAAAAGGTGGAGAAATGTTCAGACAGTTACAGAAGAATATGTGTTTAACAGATGACACATTACTTAATGTCATAACATCGTTTTACCAGCAGATGGCGGAAAAGGATTGTTGTATTTTCTTATGTACAATTTCTTTTAAAGTTAGTGACATGTATTTATGATTACTGTGTTCACATTTACAAACCTCTTCACACAGTTAGAACAACAACAGTCTATGTGACTGAATCACCTTTCACTGCTTTGTATTATgaaaaagcattaaataaactCAGGTTTCAAACTTCATGAATTCTTCTATTGTTCAAACTCATCAAAACTTCAACAAATCTGTGCATCTACAGAACATTTTTCACCTTTACATATTGTTTTATAAACTAatcaatataattaaaaaagtcCAAGcaaattatctttattattataataaaatatatttaactgaAGTAAATAAGTGTTTTGAAGTGTAGGTgttaaaaatgcaaacaaaataataataataataataataataataataataataataataataataataaaaagaagaagaagaagaattaaatgtaaatataatcgTTAGCCTAATGTTAGCTAACCTGCTAGCGACCATAGCTGTCAGTTTAAATTCCATACTAAAATCCTGAAAGGAGTTGATGAGCTTAGATAACAAGAATTTAGTTTATTTCCACAATATGaataagtttattttatttctaatattcaAGTCCATTAAAAAGTCACTTTTCACAACCCTGACTACTGGATTTACACTAAATCCTATTTAGACTAGTGATTAGTCAGATCTGGTGATAAAGGGCTTGGTGACAGATGTATGTTGTCTACTTAGAGAACTTcactaatcatttcatttacgcAACATCATAGTGACTATAAAGGTAGTTAGCTTGCTGAAGTCAGTTTGAACAATTATACAGGAGCATTTTTAATAGATGTGGGTGGTGGACAGGGGCAGGAGGTTTTAGAGAGTTTAATCAGGTCATTTGTACAGTGATTTTAAACTGTTTGAATCTATCAAAACATTATCTACAGGGTATGAATATTAAGATGATGTTGTTACAGAATTCaaacagtaaagtaaatgaatgcccaactctgcttagcttccgagatcagacgagatttgcctttttttatttatttatcttttttatttttgtttgtttgtttgtttgtcattaaaataataagggggcatggtggcctagtggttagcacgttcgcctcacacctccagggttgggggttagggttagggttagggttacaaATTCAGGGTACAGCAATGGGTAAGATGTTTGCTCCTTCTTATGCTAATATTTATATGGCTCATTGGGAATATACGTTGCAATCCAAACTCACGGAAATTCCTGTTCTTTACTTTAGGTATTTGGACGACATCTTTGGTGTTTGGCCCCACGGTTTGGAGTCGTTTAATTGTTTTGTTGCTCTAGCCAATACACATCATAGGACTATTAGACTTAAGGCACACATGCATAGTGATTCGGTTGATTTTTTGGACACTACGGTGTTCTTTTCTCCTACTTCTGAGGGTAGTAAGACATTGTTgacaaaagtgtattttaaACCAACTGATACACATTGTCTTCTTCACAAACATAGTTTTCATCCTAGGCATACATTTGCAGGGTTAGTTAAATCCCAATTAATTGGTTTTACAGAATTTGTTCCAGACGGGAGGATTTTGAAGGGGCCACTCTGACTCTTTTTAGAGCCCTTCGAACGAGAGGCTACTCCAAAAGGTTCCTCCgtaaaattaaaaatcacactttacattatttacacagtcAGGGACCGACCGTGGAGCCCAACACCGAAGATGTCATCCTGCTTATTATGATGTACAACATCCGGTCCAGAATGGTGAATTTTAccataaaaaatcattttcagaaGTTTCAGAGTGAACACTTACTGCTGCAAAAATTTAGATCTTCCTTCTCCTCGGATCCTGCTGTGGCACCTCCGATCTGGACGACGCATTTCCGTCAGCCAAAAGTCCTGTGGACCGGTCCTAGGGGACACGTTGCATTATCCCGTGTGGCTGACTCGGAATGTTGTCTATTTGATTACTTGTACTCATTGTAACCGCACATATGTGGGGGAAACGGGCAATACATTGCAGGCACGattaaaacaacacattcaTAATATCAATCTTCAGAATCGTAACACACCGCTGGTAATGCATTTTGCTTCTGTAGATTTgtcttatttaattatttttgggtTGGAGGCGAATCTTTTGTGGTCTTCTGGGGAAAGGAAGCGGAGGGAGGCTATGTGGATTAGGGATTTGGCTACATTCTATCCGAGGGGCTTTAATGTTCGGGATCGGGAATGGGTTGGGTAGGAGATCCTGTTTGGTTATGCATGGTACAATCTTACTACTTTTTCTTGGAGTGA
Encoded proteins:
- the LOC132859409 gene encoding histone H2B-like: MPEPAKTVPKKGSKKAVTKTAGKGGKKRRKTKKESYAIYVYKVLKQVHPDTGISSKAMGIMNSFVNDIFERVAGESSHLAHYNKRSTITSREIQTAVRLLLPGELAKHAVSEGTKAVTKYTSSKHLTAIFINTKALLRATHFFIQRANLLSACETQQIFGFKSPTGDEEHVQTSTSHSMQTST